A genomic stretch from Gardnerella leopoldii includes:
- a CDS encoding RNA polymerase sigma factor, which yields MTSEVGSTVDSDEMQDDTKPVKTRKASAARKTSTRTSSADSKTRSSHSKKTEDNKIDTESVSSDAKHDETEDSVDIESQDQLSIDDPLDDDPHLDVDDEHLNLDDLDDIQPEDISDVDDLSDIDVADDLDDEESEDLDEIDDHDEIKHDAPQVPQAKGAFVVRDDDDDDNLTPSGNPKRRVIATGATADPVKDYLKQIGRVSLLNAEQEVDLSERIEAGLYAQHLLDTQIDQMEFKRKRELKWAAADGKKAKDHLLEANLRLVVSLAKRYTGRGMLFLDLIQEGNLGLIRAVEKFDWKKGFKFSTYATWWIRQAITRAMADQARTIRVPVHMVEVINKLSRVQRQMLQDLGREPTPDELARELDMPVEKVQEVQKYGREPISLHTPLGEDGDSEFGDLIEDTDAIAPSDAVAFSLLQEQFRQVLETLAPREAGVIKMRYGLEDGQPKTLDDIGRVYGVTRERIRQIESKTMSKLRHPSRSQTLRDFLDQ from the coding sequence TTGACGAGTGAAGTTGGATCAACGGTCGACAGCGACGAAATGCAAGATGATACTAAGCCTGTAAAAACTCGCAAGGCTAGCGCTGCGCGTAAAACCAGTACTCGAACTTCGTCAGCTGATAGCAAGACACGCAGTTCTCACTCAAAGAAAACTGAAGACAACAAGATTGATACTGAATCAGTATCGTCTGATGCTAAACATGACGAAACTGAGGATAGCGTAGATATTGAATCTCAAGATCAATTATCTATTGACGATCCTTTAGATGACGATCCACATCTTGATGTTGATGATGAACATTTGAATCTTGATGATTTAGACGATATCCAGCCAGAAGATATATCTGATGTTGACGATTTAAGCGATATTGACGTTGCAGATGATCTTGATGATGAAGAGTCTGAAGATCTTGATGAAATTGATGATCACGACGAAATTAAGCATGATGCTCCGCAAGTGCCACAAGCAAAAGGCGCATTTGTTGTACGAGACGATGACGATGATGATAATCTAACTCCGTCTGGTAATCCTAAGCGTCGTGTAATTGCTACAGGCGCTACTGCAGATCCTGTTAAGGATTATTTAAAGCAGATAGGTCGCGTGAGCTTGCTTAACGCTGAGCAAGAAGTTGATTTGTCAGAGCGTATTGAAGCTGGATTGTATGCTCAGCATTTGCTTGATACTCAAATTGATCAAATGGAGTTTAAGCGTAAGCGTGAGCTTAAGTGGGCTGCAGCAGATGGTAAGAAAGCTAAAGATCATCTTCTTGAAGCAAACTTGCGTCTTGTTGTTTCTCTTGCTAAGCGTTATACGGGTAGAGGCATGCTTTTCCTTGATTTGATTCAGGAAGGTAACCTTGGTTTGATTCGTGCAGTTGAAAAGTTTGACTGGAAGAAGGGCTTTAAGTTCTCAACTTACGCAACTTGGTGGATTCGCCAGGCTATTACTCGTGCTATGGCAGATCAGGCTCGTACTATTCGAGTTCCAGTGCATATGGTTGAAGTTATTAATAAGCTTTCTAGGGTTCAGCGTCAAATGCTTCAAGATTTAGGTCGTGAACCTACACCAGATGAGCTTGCTCGCGAACTAGATATGCCAGTAGAAAAGGTTCAGGAAGTACAAAAGTACGGTCGTGAACCGATTTCTTTGCACACTCCTTTGGGTGAGGATGGCGATTCTGAGTTTGGCGATTTGATTGAAGATACTGACGCAATCGCACCGTCTGATGCTGTTGCATTCTCGCTTCTTCAAGAACAGTTTAGGCAAGTTTTGGAAACTTTGGCCCCTAGAGAGGCTGGAGTTATTAAGATGCGCTATGGCTTGGAAGATGGTCAACCAAAGACTTTAGACGATATTGGTCGCGTTTATGGTGTTACTCGTGAACGTATTCGTCAAATTGAGTCTAAAACAATGTCTAAGCTGCGTCATCCTTCTAGATCGCAAACTTTGCGTGACTTCTTAGATCAGTGA
- a CDS encoding DNA gyrase/topoisomerase IV subunit B produces the protein MVSHKEQYDADSLTVLEGLDAVRKRPGMYIGTTDSQGLMHCLWEIIDNAVDEALAGACDHIIVTLHDDGSIEVADNGRGIPVDVEPKTKLTGVEVVLTKLHAGAKFGNASYNAAGGLHGVGSSVVNALSLRLDVEVDRDGKTHHMAFHQGHPGVYSDADPEHPSPASPFKRTRKNKPTELEIIGTVSPKTTGTRVRYWADPEIFNSTAHFSYEQLIARVRQTSFLVPGLKITVIDEHVPEGESANIEEIDSPEDNVIEDNAAEDNLLENQSDNSDDSVPEFEELESETTLEDEDDSEDETENIANEDAESEESVAQSVANAESANSMQNKHHPRVVEFLHNGGVKDFVDFLSKGEAVSDIWRISGEDTYVEETQAVDSAGDLHAQQVTRKCGVDIAMRWVNGYDSTIISFVNVVETPGGGMHVDGFLQGLTKQIRKAVEDNARKLKVNLKDSNTKIERDDITAGLVAVVTVRIAEPQFQGQTKDVLGTAQVKPIVTKMTDAQFGEMITGSKRGFKEQSARVLEKIVSEMHARVQARKTKEVTRRKNALESASMPPKLSDCQPGNDDVAELFIVEGDSALGTAKAARNSAFQALLPIRGKILNVQKASLAQMLSNKECAAIIQVVGAGSGASFDISQARYNKIVMMTDADVDGAHIRILLLTLFYRYMRPLIEHGHVYAAVPPLHRIALAGKRKGEYIYTYSDDELAGKLDDLQAKGIDFNSDIQRYKGLGEMDADQLADTTMDPRTRMLRRIRMEDAQQASEVFDLLMGDDVPPRKQFIVDNADDFDRSKIDT, from the coding sequence GTGGTCTCTCATAAAGAGCAATATGATGCTGATAGCTTGACTGTGCTTGAAGGCTTAGACGCAGTTCGTAAGCGTCCAGGCATGTATATTGGCACTACAGACAGTCAAGGTTTAATGCATTGCCTTTGGGAGATTATTGACAACGCAGTTGACGAAGCTTTAGCTGGAGCTTGCGATCATATTATTGTTACTCTTCACGACGATGGATCTATTGAAGTTGCAGATAACGGTCGTGGTATTCCAGTAGACGTTGAGCCTAAAACAAAACTTACAGGCGTTGAAGTTGTTTTAACTAAGCTTCATGCTGGAGCAAAGTTTGGCAACGCTTCTTATAATGCTGCAGGCGGTTTACATGGCGTTGGCTCTTCTGTTGTAAACGCTTTGAGTTTGCGTTTGGATGTCGAAGTTGATAGAGACGGTAAAACGCATCATATGGCGTTCCATCAGGGACATCCTGGAGTTTATAGTGATGCAGATCCAGAGCATCCATCTCCTGCTTCTCCGTTTAAGCGCACGCGAAAAAATAAGCCTACTGAGCTTGAAATTATTGGCACTGTTTCGCCAAAAACTACCGGCACTCGTGTACGCTACTGGGCGGATCCAGAAATTTTTAACTCAACTGCGCATTTCAGCTATGAGCAGCTTATTGCTCGCGTGCGTCAAACAAGTTTCCTGGTTCCAGGCTTAAAAATTACTGTTATTGACGAGCATGTGCCTGAAGGTGAATCTGCAAATATTGAAGAAATTGATTCTCCAGAAGACAATGTTATAGAAGATAATGCTGCAGAAGATAATCTTCTTGAAAACCAGTCTGATAATAGCGATGACTCTGTGCCTGAATTTGAAGAATTAGAATCTGAAACAACATTAGAAGATGAAGATGATTCTGAAGATGAGACTGAAAATATCGCGAATGAAGATGCTGAATCTGAAGAATCAGTTGCACAATCTGTTGCAAATGCTGAGTCTGCTAACTCAATGCAAAATAAGCATCATCCTCGAGTAGTTGAATTTTTGCATAATGGTGGCGTCAAAGATTTCGTTGATTTTCTTTCAAAAGGTGAAGCAGTATCGGATATTTGGCGTATTTCTGGCGAAGATACATATGTAGAAGAAACGCAAGCTGTTGATTCTGCAGGAGATTTACATGCTCAACAAGTAACGCGTAAGTGCGGCGTTGACATTGCAATGCGTTGGGTAAACGGCTACGATTCAACGATTATTAGTTTCGTAAACGTTGTTGAAACTCCTGGCGGAGGTATGCACGTTGACGGATTCTTGCAAGGATTGACCAAGCAAATTCGTAAAGCTGTTGAAGACAACGCACGCAAATTAAAAGTAAATCTTAAAGATTCGAATACGAAAATTGAGCGAGACGACATTACAGCAGGATTGGTAGCAGTCGTAACTGTTCGCATTGCTGAGCCTCAATTCCAAGGTCAAACTAAGGATGTTCTTGGAACCGCACAAGTTAAGCCAATTGTTACTAAAATGACTGATGCTCAATTTGGTGAGATGATTACTGGATCTAAGCGAGGATTCAAAGAGCAGTCTGCTAGGGTTTTGGAAAAAATCGTTTCCGAAATGCATGCTCGTGTTCAGGCGCGTAAAACTAAGGAAGTTACGCGCAGAAAGAATGCGCTTGAGTCTGCTTCAATGCCACCAAAACTTTCTGATTGCCAGCCTGGAAACGACGATGTTGCAGAACTTTTCATCGTCGAGGGTGATTCTGCACTTGGCACTGCAAAAGCTGCTAGGAACTCTGCTTTCCAAGCGCTTCTTCCAATTCGCGGTAAGATTTTGAACGTGCAAAAGGCAAGTCTTGCACAAATGCTTTCAAACAAAGAGTGTGCTGCAATTATTCAGGTTGTTGGAGCGGGATCGGGCGCAAGTTTTGATATTTCGCAAGCGCGTTATAACAAGATTGTTATGATGACTGATGCTGATGTTGACGGCGCGCACATTCGTATTTTGCTGCTGACGCTGTTCTATCGTTATATGCGTCCGCTTATTGAGCACGGTCATGTTTATGCTGCAGTGCCGCCTCTTCACAGAATTGCGCTCGCTGGAAAGCGAAAGGGTGAGTATATTTATACTTACTCAGACGACGAATTGGCTGGAAAGCTTGATGATTTGCAAGCTAAGGGCATTGATTTTAACAGCGATATTCAGCGCTATAAGGGCTTGGGCGAGATGGATGCGGATCAGCTTGCAGACACTACTATGGACCCTAGAACCCGTATGCTTCGAAGGATTCGTATGGAAGATGCTCAGCAAGCGAGCGAAGTATTCGATTTGCTGATGGGTGATGATGTTCCTCCGCGCAAGCAGTTTATTGTTGATAACGCTGATGACTTTGATCGTTCCAAAATCGATACCTGA
- a CDS encoding MFS transporter: protein MINLLLVVIYLAFISLGLPDALLGAAWPTMSHDIGAQISWAGGISMVISAGTIISALLSNKLTCKFGPGKVTLISVALTALALLGFSFAPNYLVLIFLAIPYGLGAGGVDAALNNYVAVHYESWHMSWLHCMWGIGASTGPYIMGFALSHGQRWTAGYQYIAVMQIALTLVLLMSLPLWKNNKKNELNKIVESKTKSFEKVSYAGILRIPGAKNILIMFFCYCALEQTAGLWASSYMVLHGGVSRIVAAGWASLFYVGITVGRFVSGFLTMRFNDATMIRIGQCVMLMGILVLLLPLPNHIELVTGFIIIGLGCAPVYPCIIHSTPHYFGADKSQAIVGMQMASAYIGSMVIPAIFGIVAQNVSMMLLPAYLFILLAVMTFMHVRLMRVYA from the coding sequence ATGATTAACCTTCTTCTTGTTGTTATTTATCTTGCTTTTATTAGTTTGGGTTTGCCGGATGCTCTTTTAGGAGCTGCGTGGCCTACGATGAGTCACGATATTGGTGCGCAAATTTCTTGGGCTGGCGGAATATCAATGGTTATTTCTGCAGGAACAATTATCTCTGCATTACTTTCGAACAAACTTACGTGCAAATTTGGCCCTGGGAAAGTTACGCTTATTTCAGTTGCTCTAACAGCTTTAGCGCTACTAGGTTTTTCTTTTGCTCCGAATTATCTTGTGCTTATTTTTCTAGCTATACCCTACGGTTTAGGTGCTGGAGGAGTGGATGCGGCTCTTAATAACTACGTTGCAGTGCACTATGAGAGTTGGCATATGAGCTGGCTTCACTGCATGTGGGGAATTGGTGCTTCTACAGGTCCTTATATTATGGGTTTTGCGCTTTCGCATGGTCAAAGATGGACTGCTGGATACCAGTATATTGCCGTTATGCAGATTGCTTTAACACTTGTGCTGCTCATGAGTTTGCCGTTGTGGAAAAACAATAAAAAGAATGAATTGAATAAGATCGTTGAGTCAAAAACAAAATCTTTTGAAAAGGTATCTTATGCGGGAATTTTGCGCATTCCAGGAGCTAAAAATATACTTATTATGTTCTTTTGCTATTGTGCGTTGGAACAAACTGCAGGCTTGTGGGCTAGTAGTTACATGGTTTTGCATGGAGGAGTTAGCCGCATTGTTGCAGCTGGTTGGGCAAGCCTGTTCTATGTTGGTATTACGGTTGGTCGTTTTGTAAGCGGATTTCTTACTATGCGTTTTAACGATGCAACCATGATTCGTATTGGGCAGTGCGTAATGCTTATGGGCATTCTGGTGTTGCTGCTGCCTTTGCCGAATCATATTGAGCTTGTTACAGGATTCATTATTATTGGACTTGGTTGCGCTCCTGTTTATCCATGCATCATTCATTCAACTCCGCATTATTTTGGTGCTGATAAGTCTCAAGCAATTGTTGGCATGCAAATGGCAAGCGCATACATCGGCTCTATGGTAATACCTGCGATTTTTGGAATAGTTGCACAGAATGTTTCCATGATGCTGCTTCCAGCTTATTTGTTTATTCTTCTCGCTGTAATGACTTTTATGCATGTGCGTCTGATGCGCGTTTATGCATAA
- a CDS encoding PASTA domain-containing protein, with amino-acid sequence MSFCTHCGSSMVDDAKFCEQCGTPNENYEDKTKEQEINQVEQQTHAQELQKEPNKGNKNHKKKGAFISIICAIIVLAIVATAGTIYYITQVQPNSGMVTVPVIKDTNAQAAATNLRSKGFKVEIVRELNKRKKGSFISLKGIKPGSKVNHSTKITVVESLGPGMPKNVIGKTVDEITDEVKAMGLKVEVHKVPATVKPGTIISTYPMPGEAFNAAYEGDNMHIAIASKCNKKVVPADLLGKDIDSAKQILEKVGITKYELKPRFSSRNYIDKIVGSYPALGEENLKEVKKVTLYYGVDASETKEVLTKKEHLDGINNADVRVTKGLSPIAGVWCNKGGECLYFNEMPSFVEGESTVVLGTRVGDLMNDGAKPIMISDENYLSMNNYSQDISGSILYDKKLPMNDMMKSHLLSGDTGAVEFYKGLDLPSCGNNIFSPSPGVRVCEHGKDINAENSPEKFDDQGMYKGSNKDANTGLTYKMHDFFVLVPVNTKFDELEKSGYFKGKGKNKPDFSRPFIMRRDPKLYDKTQVAIPDGVTGPDYPTSPFVPTKKNKPVPFAPAPDGDNVYYKIEEPLNWLRFDIIKTL; translated from the coding sequence ATGTCATTTTGCACTCATTGCGGCAGTAGCATGGTAGACGATGCAAAGTTTTGCGAACAATGCGGTACGCCTAACGAAAATTACGAAGATAAAACTAAAGAACAAGAAATAAATCAAGTAGAGCAACAAACACATGCACAAGAGTTGCAAAAAGAACCTAATAAAGGTAATAAAAATCATAAGAAAAAAGGCGCATTCATATCAATTATTTGCGCAATAATAGTTCTAGCTATAGTTGCGACCGCTGGAACGATTTATTACATAACGCAAGTACAGCCAAATTCAGGTATGGTCACAGTGCCAGTGATTAAAGATACAAATGCTCAAGCTGCTGCAACGAATTTACGCTCAAAAGGTTTTAAAGTAGAAATTGTTAGGGAACTTAATAAACGCAAAAAAGGTTCTTTTATTTCATTAAAAGGCATTAAACCAGGTAGTAAGGTTAATCATTCCACAAAAATAACAGTTGTGGAATCTCTTGGTCCAGGTATGCCAAAAAACGTTATTGGGAAAACTGTAGACGAAATTACTGACGAAGTAAAAGCAATGGGCTTAAAAGTAGAAGTTCATAAAGTTCCTGCAACAGTAAAGCCTGGAACCATTATTTCAACTTATCCTATGCCCGGAGAAGCTTTTAATGCAGCTTACGAAGGTGACAATATGCATATTGCTATTGCTAGTAAATGCAACAAAAAAGTAGTACCTGCAGACTTGCTAGGAAAAGATATAGACAGCGCAAAACAAATACTGGAAAAAGTTGGAATAACGAAATACGAATTAAAACCACGATTTTCTTCTCGTAATTATATTGATAAAATTGTGGGCTCCTACCCTGCATTGGGTGAAGAAAATTTGAAAGAAGTAAAAAAGGTTACTCTATACTACGGTGTTGATGCAAGTGAAACAAAAGAAGTACTAACTAAAAAAGAGCATCTGGACGGAATAAATAATGCTGATGTCCGCGTAACAAAAGGCCTTTCTCCAATTGCAGGAGTTTGGTGTAATAAAGGCGGCGAATGCTTATACTTCAATGAAATGCCATCGTTTGTTGAAGGTGAATCTACAGTTGTGTTAGGGACACGCGTTGGCGATCTCATGAATGATGGAGCTAAGCCTATTATGATAAGTGATGAAAATTATCTTAGCATGAATAACTATTCGCAAGATATATCTGGATCTATTCTATACGATAAAAAATTACCTATGAATGATATGATGAAAAGTCATTTACTTTCCGGCGATACTGGCGCAGTAGAATTCTACAAAGGATTAGATTTGCCATCTTGCGGAAACAATATATTTTCCCCATCACCAGGTGTAAGAGTTTGTGAACATGGTAAAGATATAAACGCAGAAAACAGCCCTGAAAAATTTGATGATCAAGGAATGTATAAAGGTTCTAACAAAGATGCTAATACAGGATTAACCTACAAAATGCATGATTTCTTTGTGCTTGTTCCTGTAAATACAAAATTTGATGAACTTGAAAAGAGCGGATACTTTAAAGGCAAAGGGAAAAATAAGCCTGATTTTAGCCGACCATTCATTATGCGAAGAGATCCAAAGCTGTACGATAAAACACAAGTAGCTATTCCTGATGGAGTTACTGGACCCGATTATCCAACTAGCCCGTTTGTGCCGACAAAAAAGAACAAGCCAGTGCCTTTCGCGCCAGCTCCAGACGGCGACAATGTTTATTACAAGATTGAAGAACCTTTAAATTGGTTAAGGTTCGATATTATAAAAACCTTGTAG
- a CDS encoding DNA gyrase/topoisomerase IV subunit A → MPSRHHSTQQAFDPRKVKEHIVETPLNEEMSKSFLEYAYSVIYARALPDARDGMKPVQRRIVYQMGNMNLSPDHAYMKSARVVGEVMGKLHPHGDSAIYEAMVRLAQPFSLRLPLVDGHGNFGSLDDGPAASRYTEARLAPASLGMNADINEDTVDFVPNYDNKLKEPTVLPAAIPNLLVNGASGIAVGMATNMATHNLGEVVAAAKYVMKHPDATLDDLMKLVPGPDWPSGGIIIGRSGIREAYATGRGAFTTRSTTHIENITARKKAIIVTELPFMVGPERVLERISQGVKSRKLDGISGAIDLTDRHNGTRIVIEIKTGFDPNAVLAQLFKHTPLQESFTINNVALVDGRPHTMGLRELLDVWISHRRTVVRRRSEFRRKKAQERLHLVDGLLLALLDIDEVIQVIRSSEDADSAKTKLIKVFDLDEIQAQYILDLRLRRLTKMSRIELEAERDDLLKKIEELNQILSSEAKLDNVVIADMDSAVKQWDTPRRTILLDENEDGSFTPVASSINKNSEDIAIKAVQSANKITSTQADLAAAANAARKTGEADASSVAMQLSDEPCAVALSTSGLIARTSIAVLEHWNSHNNNVFNTPCKTMFETTTRSTCALVTSSGRLVLAHVADLPQLNYEEGKPALLSHGVKAQELLTSTQSTDPVRGERVVSAIAFDASQNATPLAIGTRNGVVKRWNFEAPTTMDSWSIIDLKDDDTVIAAAPAEDNDRLVFISSDSSLLTFDAKQVRPQGRTAGGMAGIRLAEGAKVATFAVVPEKSIEWHYEEGENGLFSASGTVVFTVAGDSEALPGTENGSAKITPFDMYPTKGRATGGVRSQRFLKGQDTLIHAYVGYYPLQAVTEGGSNVELPKPDMRRDASGTELVSPIAHIG, encoded by the coding sequence ATGCCCTCACGCCATCACTCAACACAGCAAGCTTTCGACCCAAGAAAAGTTAAAGAGCATATTGTTGAAACACCATTGAACGAAGAAATGAGCAAATCCTTCTTGGAATATGCTTATTCAGTTATTTATGCTCGAGCTTTACCGGACGCACGAGACGGAATGAAACCAGTGCAGCGACGCATTGTGTATCAAATGGGCAATATGAATTTGAGTCCTGATCATGCTTATATGAAATCAGCGCGCGTTGTTGGTGAAGTAATGGGTAAACTTCATCCTCACGGTGATTCTGCAATCTATGAGGCAATGGTTCGCTTAGCTCAACCATTTTCCCTACGCTTGCCACTTGTTGACGGACACGGTAATTTTGGTTCTCTTGACGACGGTCCAGCAGCTTCTCGATACACAGAAGCGCGTTTAGCTCCTGCATCACTAGGTATGAACGCGGATATCAACGAAGATACAGTTGATTTCGTACCAAATTACGACAATAAACTAAAAGAACCTACTGTGCTTCCTGCAGCTATTCCAAATCTTTTAGTAAATGGCGCTTCTGGAATTGCTGTAGGCATGGCAACTAATATGGCAACACATAATCTAGGAGAAGTAGTTGCTGCAGCAAAATATGTTATGAAACATCCTGACGCAACCCTAGATGATCTTATGAAACTAGTTCCAGGACCTGACTGGCCTAGCGGAGGAATTATCATTGGTCGAAGTGGCATTCGCGAAGCTTACGCAACAGGTCGCGGAGCATTCACTACAAGATCTACAACACATATAGAAAATATTACTGCTCGCAAAAAAGCTATTATTGTTACAGAACTTCCGTTTATGGTTGGACCAGAACGCGTTTTGGAAAGAATTTCTCAAGGAGTTAAATCAAGAAAATTAGATGGTATTTCAGGTGCTATTGATTTAACAGATCGACATAACGGAACTCGTATTGTTATTGAGATTAAGACAGGCTTTGATCCTAACGCTGTGCTTGCTCAACTTTTTAAGCACACTCCTTTGCAAGAGAGCTTTACTATTAACAATGTTGCACTTGTTGACGGCAGACCTCACACAATGGGCTTGAGAGAGCTATTAGACGTTTGGATTTCTCACCGCAGAACAGTAGTACGCAGACGCAGCGAATTTAGGCGCAAAAAAGCTCAAGAACGCTTACACTTGGTTGATGGCTTGCTTCTTGCACTTCTTGATATTGATGAAGTAATTCAGGTTATTCGTTCATCTGAAGATGCAGATAGTGCAAAAACTAAGTTAATTAAAGTATTCGATCTTGATGAAATTCAAGCACAGTATATTCTTGACTTACGTCTTCGCAGACTTACTAAAATGAGCCGAATAGAGCTCGAAGCTGAACGCGACGATTTGCTCAAGAAAATTGAAGAGCTAAATCAAATATTAAGTTCTGAAGCGAAACTCGACAACGTCGTAATAGCAGATATGGATTCTGCGGTTAAACAATGGGATACTCCACGCAGAACAATTTTGCTTGACGAAAATGAAGATGGTAGTTTTACTCCAGTAGCCTCCAGCATAAATAAAAACAGTGAGGATATTGCGATTAAAGCTGTGCAATCAGCAAATAAAATTACTTCAACTCAAGCAGATTTGGCTGCAGCAGCTAATGCAGCTCGTAAAACTGGAGAAGCTGACGCATCTTCTGTTGCAATGCAATTAAGTGACGAGCCTTGTGCAGTAGCATTAAGTACTTCAGGGTTAATTGCCAGAACAAGCATTGCAGTGTTAGAACATTGGAATTCGCACAACAACAACGTATTTAACACTCCTTGTAAAACAATGTTTGAAACAACAACGCGTTCAACTTGTGCTCTTGTTACTTCATCTGGTCGACTAGTTCTAGCTCATGTTGCAGATTTGCCACAACTTAACTATGAAGAAGGAAAACCTGCGCTGCTCAGCCACGGAGTAAAAGCACAAGAATTGCTAACTTCCACACAAAGCACGGATCCAGTAAGAGGAGAACGCGTAGTTTCAGCAATAGCATTTGATGCCTCACAAAACGCTACTCCACTTGCAATCGGCACACGAAACGGTGTAGTTAAAAGATGGAATTTTGAAGCTCCAACTACCATGGATTCATGGAGCATAATTGACTTAAAAGACGACGACACCGTTATTGCTGCAGCCCCAGCGGAAGACAACGACAGACTTGTGTTCATTAGTAGTGATTCTTCATTACTTACTTTTGACGCTAAACAAGTTAGGCCACAAGGACGTACAGCAGGCGGAATGGCAGGTATTCGTTTAGCAGAAGGCGCTAAAGTTGCAACCTTCGCAGTAGTGCCAGAAAAATCAATAGAGTGGCATTACGAAGAAGGCGAAAATGGTTTATTCTCCGCTTCTGGAACAGTAGTGTTCACCGTTGCTGGAGACAGTGAAGCTCTTCCTGGAACCGAAAACGGTTCTGCAAAGATTACTCCATTTGACATGTACCCAACAAAAGGTCGCGCAACTGGTGGCGTGCGCTCGCAAAGATTCCTTAAAGGTCAAGATACGTTGATACACGCGTACGTTGGATACTATCCATTGCAAGCCGTTACAGAAGGCGGAAGCAATGTTGAGCTACCTAAACCAGATATGCGTAGGGATGCTTCTGGAACTGAGCTTGTTTCCCCAATTGCACATATTGGATAG
- a CDS encoding alkaline phosphatase family protein, which translates to MSAEIPSENDLLQFVGNVKYGDFSNFVVNEDFSYDFNEKNLGGALHISSVLPALSDAIDAPVKTAIHNDPHALRESLGFPKSNSAIVVLIDGLGYWNILMRKGHAPYLRSLLNESINQRPISTCVPSTTVAAMATFGTGTCPGLTCMTGYTQKNSQTGKLAQLIQFNDAPDPLVLQQEPTIFESLVSNGVRADSVGLPKFENTPLTKAAFRGANYITAGTPRARILKAANSSKTPGLTYMYLRDADKTGHNYGWDSQQWVSVFEQIDEQLRLLRANCAPGTLIVITADHGMIKSDPNKRVDIAKHDKLIKGISMVGGEPRSVMLYANSDANPEDIIYRWREYFGTNAIVRSKKQAIDDGLFGLVNNRAEAVIGDVIVQACGAYTIVDSRIQSDKAMSLPSVHGSMTHMEMDIPCLIDLV; encoded by the coding sequence ATGAGTGCTGAAATACCGTCTGAAAATGATCTTTTACAATTCGTTGGTAATGTTAAGTACGGTGATTTTTCTAATTTCGTAGTTAATGAAGATTTTTCTTATGATTTTAATGAAAAAAATCTTGGTGGAGCGTTACATATATCTTCGGTTCTTCCAGCTTTAAGTGATGCAATAGATGCTCCTGTCAAAACAGCTATTCATAACGATCCACACGCTTTACGAGAAAGCCTTGGTTTCCCTAAATCTAATTCTGCAATTGTAGTGCTAATAGATGGTTTAGGATACTGGAATATTCTTATGCGCAAAGGTCACGCTCCTTATTTACGATCCTTACTTAACGAATCAATAAATCAAAGACCAATTAGCACGTGCGTCCCAAGCACAACTGTTGCTGCAATGGCTACTTTTGGAACAGGCACATGTCCGGGTCTTACTTGTATGACCGGTTACACGCAAAAGAATTCTCAAACTGGTAAACTTGCGCAGCTTATTCAATTTAATGATGCGCCTGATCCGCTAGTTTTGCAGCAAGAGCCAACTATATTTGAAAGTTTAGTTTCTAATGGAGTCCGTGCAGATAGCGTGGGATTACCAAAGTTTGAAAATACTCCTCTTACCAAAGCTGCTTTTCGTGGAGCAAATTATATTACTGCTGGAACTCCTAGAGCTCGCATTCTTAAGGCTGCTAATAGCAGTAAAACTCCAGGTTTAACTTATATGTATTTACGTGACGCTGATAAAACCGGTCATAATTATGGTTGGGATTCTCAGCAGTGGGTTTCTGTTTTTGAGCAAATTGACGAGCAGTTGCGTCTTTTGCGAGCAAATTGTGCTCCTGGAACATTAATTGTTATTACTGCAGATCATGGGATGATTAAATCTGATCCAAATAAGCGAGTTGATATTGCTAAGCATGATAAGCTGATAAAAGGCATATCGATGGTTGGTGGTGAACCTCGTTCTGTAATGTTGTATGCTAACAGTGACGCAAATCCTGAAGATATTATTTACCGTTGGCGTGAATATTTTGGAACTAATGCAATTGTACGCAGTAAAAAACAAGCCATTGACGATGGTCTTTTTGGTTTAGTAAACAACAGGGCAGAGGCTGTTATTGGCGATGTTATTGTGCAAGCTTGTGGAGCTTACACAATTGTTGATTCTCGCATTCAATCTGATAAAGCTATGAGTTTACCTAGCGTTCATGGATCAATGACTCACATGGAAATGGATATTCCGTGCCTCATAGATTTAGTGTAA